Genomic segment of Candidatus Liberimonas magnetica:
GTACCGCACCATAATTCACGAAAGTATATATAAAAAGCAAAAAAAAGTCAATTTTACGACGGTAATTAATATTTTAAGGTTTGGACAATTGGGGACAAGAGGTGACAGGAAAAGACAGGAAAGTAACATGGTATAGGCACGTTTTAGGCACCGTTTTTTTAAGAAAATTGTTGCCAGATATTAACCTATGGCCTTGCGTGTCTTTTTATTTATCATTTTCGCTAAATATTTGTCATGATTACGTGCAACATCCTTTTTAACTTCTTTAATTAAACCAACTATTTTTTTTAGATTTATTGATTTTTTAATCATGTGGAACCTCTATCTTTTGAGTTAATGGGGGGTGGCAATTTGCCCCCACCCTTTTGAAAGTTCCATATCGCGGCGGCGCATATCCTTAATATATCCATCCGGTTGGACAGAATCCGTGAGAGCCGCCACAATATCCCCAATAACACTAACTGTTATATGGTCTTTCCTGCGATCGAGCGAAATGTATCTTTAGACTTATTTTAAATAGAATTCCGCAACCTCAATACCACCTTGGGGGTAGTATAGGTCAAGCTATTTTGTCAGCTTGGCAGATAGTGCTATGTATCTTATAAGTTTTTTTTGGTTTATTTACGGGCAGTGCCTGCTACACGGCGGCCTGTGCTACTTTCAGTCATCTACAAATTGTAAACAAATCAATTCATTTTGTTAAAAAAGCTAATATCTCTGTTTCTTTTTCTTCTTCTAAAGCTTTTTGTATCATCTTTTGCCATTTTTTTGGAAGAGAAATATATAAATCTTTTAATTTATCTTTTTGGCCTATTTGAATTAAGGCTTTTAATATTTGAATTGCCATAAACTTGTCTTTTTCAGCTTTTTCTTTCTTTTGTCTTCTTTCGGAGATAATTAGCTTATGAAGGGCAAATATTATTGGGTTTGGCAGAGTGACTGGAATTCCTTCTATTTCTACAGTAATTGTGTTTTCTGTCAAAATATTTAGGAATCTCAAGGGCTGTGCATTTATACTAAATTTGGGTAGTGAAAACGGTTTATCTGAGCCTTTGCCTTTTTCAGGTATGAGAAACTCAATTATCAAATCCGGGTGCTCAAACTTCATATATCCTGATGGATAAGACCTATTGATAATGAATCCCATGTCTTCCAAGAGTTTTGCAATGTCTACATTTTTTCTTATCCGTGATGGTGAAGGTATCAGAAAATCAATATCGCGAGTTCTAAAAGCAAGATCGTAATCGGTATTCTTAAAATATTCTTTATAGAATGGCAAACACCAGCTTCCAATAAGAATGACATTAGCCAGTATGCCATTTTCATTAAAACGCTTTAGTACTTCTATACAAAGTTCATATTGCTTCTTTTCCACGTATAGTTCCTTTGATAAACTTAATCTGTTTCTTCACCTGTGATAAAAGTTTTCTATATTTAGCTCTTTTTTCCTTACCTTCTTTGTACATTTTTATTTCCTTTTCTGATAGGCTTCCCAAATAAACGTCTTTAAATTTACCATTTTCCCGCTTTGCCAAGTAATAGTAAACTTTTCCTGTAATCTTTTTTGCCCGCAAACTGCCATTGGGCAGTTTACTCAAGGCTTTTTCATATCCCTTTTTCATTGAGATTGAATTTTTTAACTCTTCTTTTAAAACTGATTTAATAAATGGCATATATCCTCTCACAAATTAAGTTACCCAACAAACATGCGAATATTATACTTTGTTGGGTAAAAATAGTCAAAATATATTCCTTACTAGATTTTCTTTAGAACATATTTCTCCTGCAATAAAGAGAGATATTCCTTCTCCATTAGGATCATAATAAAGTATTTTTTTGAATCAACATCAATTCCTCTAACTAATACTTCTACCATATCTCTAATTACTTTTTTGTTATAGAGTAAAAGAAATAAATTCATCTTATTTCGTAGAATTATCCGGAAAAACAATCTTGTTTTTGAATTAATGAGTTTTAAAACTTCATTAAACTTCTTATCTGATTTAATTCTTCTAAAACCGGCACTAGCTTTTAACATGGTAATTGATGTAAGCTTCCCATACTCATCAGCCCATGATAAAATATCTTTTATGTCTTTTGCTTTTTCATTTTGTAATATATAAAAATCGTCCATTTTTTCATCCTTTATTAATGTATTTTACTATATTTGGGTGTAATTTAGCTAACTAAATATCTCTTAGTTGCGCCTTTTGACATTGCTACCATTTTGTTGACATCAACAAAACGATGATTTACTGGTTTTCCAGCATTCTCGTATCCTATTTTGGTTTTATCCATCACCTGAACTGTAAGGCTTGAGATCAGACCAGCGACCCAGTTAGCGACCCAGTCGACGCATCTAAACCTGGTTCTAACTAAAATGAATATATGAGGTTGAGTCTTGCATATATTTTGGATCCATGTGTAAGTATATTTCAGTTGTTTTTGTGGAAGAATGCCCTAGAATCTTTGAAAGTTTTAAAATATTCATACCTTTCATCACGCATTTACTGGCAAACGTATGCCTTAGAGTATGAAAACCTAATCCCTTTCTGTAAATTCCAAGCGATTTTAATACCTTAACAAATTTTTTATTGTAATATTTGTATATTTTATCAGAATCAGTATTTCTATTGATTATATTAAGTTCTTTGTCTCCCCAGGTTTTGTCAATAACAAAACCTGTTTTACTCGTTAATTTATGAGCTCTTAGAACAGGCAACAAATCGTCTTCAATATGAAAATCACGCACTTCATAGTCCTTAGGGCTCCAAATATCGGTACAAAATATTGTTTCAAAAATTATGAAAATATGGCATTTGTCACAAATTGGGCACAAATTGTATAATTTCAAATAAATATATTAATAAAATATGATTGAAATTATAGGGAATTTACGATATTTAAAAAATAGGCAGGGAAAGGTTTTGCAAACCTTTTGAAAACGGTGTCACTTTACTATAAGAATTTCTTTACTTGATATCAATTTGATTAGACTTAGGAAGCGTGCTTATTTTTCCGTTGTTATACGACACCATTTCACCGGTCTCGTACTTCAAGCAAGCGCCTTCTGTGTAACTGTTTCGTTTTACAAGCCCTAAAACAACAATACCTTTTGGAAGCTCGTTTTGACCTATAAGCTGGTGTGCTAATTCCATAGACTTTGCATCTGTATATATTTCAACGTACATGTCACATATCCCCCGTCTTAAAATATTAATATATAATTAACGATCATTCATTCGCTTTTTATATTATACATTATTTATTTTATCTTTGTTTTTAATTTTAAGATTTCAGCGATTTTATGTTTAACTTGCGGGATTTTTACAGATGATACACTAAAATTTGTTAATCCCAGATCAAGCAATTTCTTTGTGTAATTTACATCAGCTGCAAGTTCGCCGCAAAGGATACATTCTTTATTCTGTTTTTTGGCTTCAGATATGACTTTACCTATATTTTCCAAAACAATTTCCGCACCAGCATCGAAATATTCTGCGACTGAAACATTTTCCCTTCCTGCAGCCATGACATATTGAATAAGGTCGTTCGAGCCTATGCTGACAAAATCCACAAGAGCCAGTATCTCTTTAATCTTTATAACAGAAGCTGGCGTCTCTATCATAGCCCCGACTTGTATTTTCCTGTCTTCATGTTTTTTCAGGCAGTTTTTTAACATTTCCTTAACCTGAACAATTTCCTTAGGAATACTTACCATAGGGATAAGCAGTTTTAAATTGTACTTTTTACTTAAAGTTACAAAAGCTTTCAGCTGAGTTTCCAGCAATTTAGGGTTTTTCAGCAATACTCTTATTCCTCTTAAGCCAAGTAAAGATTCATTTCCTTCCATATCGATATATGGTAATGTCTTGTCGCCGCCCACATCCAACAGCCTTACGGTTATCTCTCTTTTACCGATACCGGCGAATGAATCATTCAGTATCTGAACCAATTCATCAGAATTTGGCGGGATCCTTCTGCCCATATATATCATCTCGATCCTATATAAACCTATACCGTCACAGTTGTAGTCTATGGCTTGTTTTATGTTTCTTTTTAAACTTGCATTAGCAAGAACTTTAATGCCCGTATCTTTTTTTATTAAAGCTACATCCTTGATATTTTTACTTATATCTATTTCTTCCTGCTTTTTCTTTTTAATAGACTCTTCGTATTCACGAATCTCTTTTTTATCAGGATTTACTATTATTCTGCCCTTATCGGCATCAGCGATTATATAGGCATTGTTATTAATATCTTCCATACTTTTGTTTGTTTTTGCTATGTAAGGCACATTCATGCTTCTTGCCAACAATGCAGCGTGTGAATTCTTGCTTCCCTGTTCTGTAATTATCGCATTTACGTTGTCCCTGTTAAGACGTACTGTATCAGAAGGAAGAAGGCGTTCTGATACTAATATACTGCCTTTGGGAAGCCGTGCCAGGATATCAGCATCTTTCCCTGTCAGTGTAAGGAGCAACCTTCTGGCCAGGTCAGCGATATCATCTGACTTATCCCTTATGATCTCATTTTCCGAAACTTTAAACCTGTTTTCTAACCTCTTAAAAACTATTTTCACAATTTGTTCGGCATTAAGTTTTTCGCGCCTGATCTCATCCTCCAGGTTTTTTATTATCTGCGAATCGCTCAACATTACGCTTTGAGCATCAAAGATATCGGCATATTTTTTTTCAAGAACATGTTCAACACGGTCTCTTGTTTTAATAATATCTTTTTTAACCTCTTTTAAAGCGCTGCATATCCTTTTGAATTCAAGTTCAACTTCTTCTTCTTTTAATTCGCGAAACTCTATCTCTCTTGTCAATATATCCTTGTATAAAAAAGCTTTGCCCATGGCTATGCCGCCGGAGATCGGAGTGCCGGTTATTTCGTACCTGATACTTTTTGTCCTATGCCTGAAATCAATTATGCCTTCTTTTATTTTCTGGGCTTCGGTTTCTAAAATTGTCTTTTTATTCCTGTCAAAAATACTGATTTTTTCCTTACCTGACCTCTTGGCCTTATATAAAGCATCATCTGCAACTTCTAACAGTGTTTTTGCGTCATCAACATTTGACCTGTTAAAAAAGGAAACACCTATGCTTACAGAGATATCTATCATGCCATTATTTGCTTTAAATGAGGTTTTACGAACAGCCTTAAACAATTTCGAGGCAATTAGCTGAGCATGTTTTTTCGAACATTCAGGCAAAAGCACCACAAATTCATCCCCGCCAAACCTGTAAACAATATCTGATTTCTTTCTATGCTTAAGCAAAACAGCGACAACTTTATTAACTACTTTATCACCAGCAATATGCCCAAATTTATCATTTATCTTTTTCAATTTATCCAGATCAATAAATAATATTGATAATTTGCCCCCATCTTTTCTTATCTGCTTGATCTTAATATCCAGATCATGAAAAAGAATCCTCTTGTCAAACAATTTGCTGCCCAGATCTAAAACCGCAGATTTTGCTATGCTTGTTATTTGAGCTTCTTTTATTATTGTAGAGTCGTGCATAATTTCTTTTTGATTCCTGAAAAAATCCAGGACCGCGACCTGAATACTTATCCTTCTTTTCAGTTTACTTTCAATATGTTTTTTATGCTTTACTATTTTGTTAAAAGTATT
This window contains:
- a CDS encoding tyrosine-type recombinase/integrase, with protein sequence MRDFHIEDDLLPVLRAHKLTSKTGFVIDKTWGDKELNIINRNTDSDKIYKYYNKKFVKVLKSLGIYRKGLGFHTLRHTFASKCVMKGMNILKLSKILGHSSTKTTEIYLHMDPKYMQDSTSYIHFS
- the ptsP gene encoding phosphoenolpyruvate--protein phosphotransferase, giving the protein MKQIHLNKEEEELKIANKHEINIKMIEILAGDTRGTASDAKLIKQYKKELGNAFYVEVIYFLTHIFIKSPGEAKNTFNKIVKHKKHIESKLKRRISIQVAVLDFFRNQKEIMHDSTIIKEAQITSIAKSAVLDLGSKLFDKRILFHDLDIKIKQIRKDGGKLSILFIDLDKLKKINDKFGHIAGDKVVNKVVAVLLKHRKKSDIVYRFGGDEFVVLLPECSKKHAQLIASKLFKAVRKTSFKANNGMIDISVSIGVSFFNRSNVDDAKTLLEVADDALYKAKRSGKEKISIFDRNKKTILETEAQKIKEGIIDFRHRTKSIRYEITGTPISGGIAMGKAFLYKDILTREIEFRELKEEEVELEFKRICSALKEVKKDIIKTRDRVEHVLEKKYADIFDAQSVMLSDSQIIKNLEDEIRREKLNAEQIVKIVFKRLENRFKVSENEIIRDKSDDIADLARRLLLTLTGKDADILARLPKGSILVSERLLPSDTVRLNRDNVNAIITEQGSKNSHAALLARSMNVPYIAKTNKSMEDINNNAYIIADADKGRIIVNPDKKEIREYEESIKKKKQEEIDISKNIKDVALIKKDTGIKVLANASLKRNIKQAIDYNCDGIGLYRIEMIYMGRRIPPNSDELVQILNDSFAGIGKREITVRLLDVGGDKTLPYIDMEGNESLLGLRGIRVLLKNPKLLETQLKAFVTLSKKYNLKLLIPMVSIPKEIVQVKEMLKNCLKKHEDRKIQVGAMIETPASVIKIKEILALVDFVSIGSNDLIQYVMAAGRENVSVAEYFDAGAEIVLENIGKVISEAKKQNKECILCGELAADVNYTKKLLDLGLTNFSVSSVKIPQVKHKIAEILKLKTKIK
- a CDS encoding nucleotidyltransferase domain-containing protein; translated protein: MEKKQYELCIEVLKRFNENGILANVILIGSWCLPFYKEYFKNTDYDLAFRTRDIDFLIPSPSRIRKNVDIAKLLEDMGFIINRSYPSGYMKFEHPDLIIEFLIPEKGKGSDKPFSLPKFSINAQPLRFLNILTENTITVEIEGIPVTLPNPIIFALHKLIISERRQKKEKAEKDKFMAIQILKALIQIGQKDKLKDLYISLPKKWQKMIQKALEEEKETEILAFLTK